GCTTTCgataacagcaacaacatcatgcTACTGGAACTGTCTAGACCAGTGAGAAAGCCTCAGATAAATCCGGTCTGTTTGCCGGTCGATGATCAGATTCGCAGCTACGACATTTCCGACATGAGAGCCCACGCCTTCAATTTGCTCACACTCAACTTCATTGCACAGAAGCTGGACGAACATACGTACTTTACTTCTAGCGAGTGTCAAACGCGATGGAACAAGTTGGCACTAAATTGGAGCCTCGAAAATGTTACACAATGCATAATGGCTCAATACTCACCCAACACGGAATGTTTGAATTCCCTTCCAGGCTTTCCAGTCTACACGGCTCAACACATTAACGGCATAGAAAGACACTTTTTGCGCGGATTTGCCAAagcatggccacatttttgtAGTAAATATTATCCTGTCGTCTTTACTAATATTGACACTCACCTGGACTGGATACTAGAGACTGTGAACAACAGCAATGTTGTGGTTTAGGTTCtcaaaaaatctttttactCATTATGGCGCCAAATGTTTTTAACAACTATTGAAAACATTAAGGTACGAAAATAATCATCATTTAAATCACATGGTGTTTAGTATAAAGAAGATGTCGAAGATGCAGAAGATTGTTCGTTTATATGTGTTATTAACTTTTCAATGGTTATgaataaaaacttttcaatAATTACTGGGTATAACATACAAGCTTCATTACCtttcggaatcgttcgaatctctgaggacggactctcctgtttgctgtttaacatcgctctggaaggtgtcatgcgaagcgcgggttTCGACATCCGggacacgattttcacccgttctctccaatttctcggcatcgcggatgacatcgacatcatcggacggacatctgcggcggtgtggattgaggatcaatgcgacgaagacaaagtacctgtttgccggaggctctgtccgtgaggagcacagcgagctcgttggctggatctggtggagtcaaacctgtcggagatcggatgcagccgtggatggaggactgcagccctggaccgagtttcctggaaacggattggtgaccaggccatgtctacacGACGTGCTCGAATGTGAGCAGTCcagataagaagaagagaacaTACAAGCTATAACATCAGTTCGACGCAAAACATTAGATTTCAATGATTGGTGATTCGGTTCTTCCCAATCATTAACTACCGAAAACCCGTTTTTCGATCAtcataaagcaataaaactttttcactgtaaagaaactcatttaaaCATACGTCTTAATGTTCCCTATAAGATGTGTAAGAAAAGATATAGCTACTTCTCAATCACTCATAATTAGTTGGGTTATTCCATTCTTTGCTACTACATTAGCATATCTGCATTATAAGTAATTGTTTTGGTATTCTGTTTCATATGTTACCTACAATGCCAAAACCAGTTTGGGTAACCATTGGCgaacatatttttgtgttgCAACTTCACACTCAAATTCGTTCTGCGGGGTAACAGGTTTTTGAAGATGTATCTTATAGATGATGGAAGAAGTGCAAATCTTTCGGCtcgtaagcttttttttaacttcatgCGTCATACCAGCTTTATCAAAAGCATACGTAGAATATCCGATTGTGGATGCTCATGGTTTTTTATGTATTGAGCCAGAGCAGTTTGATGATAAACATACGATCAATTACTGATAAATGATTTCAGTTTTATTCATGGTTACCCAAATTCTTGTTTTACCGCACATGAATAACATGCTAATGGCATGTTTAACGCTGATATGGTGTCCAACGAGAACAATGCTAAAAAACTGAGGCATAGGCAGAGGAGAAAAATTAGCACTTGCGAACATTTTACTTTAGTCATCATCGATCGATCATCAGTCCTCGCGTGAATGATCCGATCTAAAGTGATAACACGTAACTTGTTTTATTGAATCTTTTATCTTTATTGATCAAATAATCTATTCTTTAATTGTATCAAGTTGTAACCAAACAGACCAAGCTTTGCAACATGTATACACTCCCACAAAATGTTCTTTTTGCCGAATAACTTGGCTAAAAATATCGCGAAGTGTTAGGATGCTCAAACCGGTTATACCAATATCACATAAGATGTTCTGGAGACGTGCGCAAGttttaacaaaagaaaaaaaacaattcattctTAATTTATGCCTCAGATTTTGCGAACCCCAGTTCTAAAAAACTAAGTTACAGCACAATCAGCTACAATATTGATAGTATTATCCAAATTTGACGCCGAATTTGACTGATGTAGCGAACAAAAATGACGAAAAGATCAAAATATTCGCCGGAACACAGCCTACAATAAGCAACGAGATACGTTAGCACATCGGTTGTAAATTAGTCTGTGACAAGAACACTCAAACTTGACGGAATAAAATACAGAAACCTGTTGGATATGCCCACCGATAAATATCGCTAGATATGCCTCCAGTATCAAACGTTTCACGtttcaaataatcaaaaaaacacgaagaaCGACACAGTTGCCGCTGAGCTCTCGCAGTGTGTGGTTCGTCTTGAAAAGAATTTACTGGAATTCAAGTGTTTAAAGTGAACTTTCGAGAACAAAACATGCGATCTCGGATATGGATCTTAGCCCTGCTGGGAATCGTTCTGCGTATGATAATTGAAACTTCTGCACAGGAGTATCGAGTGATTTGCGGTAGAAGAAAGGTGAAAACAAGCTACCTTATTCAAAATGGGCTAGACGCAAAGCCGGGTCATTGGCCATGGCATGCAGCAATTTTCTATATAAAAAATGACTTGTTCGACTATAAGTGCGGAGGATCGATTATAGACGAGAACACCATCTTAACAGGTATGCATCAAAGAACATCCGAACCGAATGGATTAAATAAATCTCACCTCATGCACATCTTTTAGCCGCGCACTGTGTTTTCACGAGTGGAGTGAAACGGGCAAGCGAAGTCTCAATCCACGTTGGCCGTAACCATATCAAAGAAGATGCAGAGTACACACAGATACATGATGCACAAGACATAATAGTACATCCTAAATTTAGATCAGGTACAATTTACAACGACATCGCCCTAATTAAGCTGGACACCAGCATCACGTGGTCAAAGTTTGTGCAACCCGTCTGCTTGTGGAACTTGGACGAAAGTTGGAACACAATCGTCGGTAAGAATGGTACGATCGTCGGATTCGGCTTAACTGAAGCGAACACTGTATCAGAGAATTTAAAGCAAACGTTAGTTGGTGTCATTGATGGGCTGAAGTGCGTGGAAAAGGATCGTGATGTGTTTGGCAATCAGCTTACATCGAATATGATATGCGCCGGAGGACAGGAAGGTGCTATAGCGTGTAGCGGTGATAGTGGCGGTGGCATGTTTTTCGAAATCGAAGGCAAATGGTTCGTTCGAGgtattgtttcttttacaCCACGTTTAACTGTAGATGGACTTTGCGATGCGTCAACATACACCGCCTTTACTGATGTTTCTAAGTATATGGACTGGATTACAAAGTATGTTGATCCTCGCGTCTTGTCGGTTAGCTCTGATGTTATTGAAGTGGACTACGATGAAAAGCTCGAACTGTTTGATCTTAATACGTGCGGTTTGGTATCCAGCACGGTTGCTGCTGACGGTGACCGATGGACCCTGCCCTGGCTTGGATTTGTTGGAATTTATAAGTCGTCGGATAATACGATCGATAAAAGATGTGCAGTCACATTGTTGAACGAATGGTATGCTGTAGGGCCGGCACATTGTTTCCAAAACGACGGTTTAGAGTAAGTGTATCTACTTTAAACACTTCACGGCACTTTACTTTAGAGCCTAACGCTTCGGTATCTTCACACTTTCTCTACTCCACAGACGAAGAGTACTTTTTGGTGGTAATAGCGAACTGACAGAACCGATTTGTAACAATCGAAAGAAACCCTGTCAAAGCCCAAcacaaatgcttcaaatacaACGAGTCATCATCCATCCGAAATACAGCATCAACAATACTGCGGACAATATAGCACTTATTGAGTTGCTCAACCCAGCGGATACAACGCAACCGAATGTACAAGCTATTTGTATACCAATCATCCCCAAGttacgaacaaacaaaactgagGACCTTTCTATTGCGTCTCATATGTCTTTTCCTCGTTCCTTTGCAAGCAAACCAGTAAATTTCATCGATTCCAACGACTGTACTGCCAAATACGCCCAAGAAGAGTTCTCTCTGTTCCTCGAAACAAAGCGACTTTGTACCCAAATCTCTGACAGAGGTGCGCAGGACTGCATTCAGCTGAAAGCTGGAGGACCTCTCCAACAGTTGAGAAGGTTCAACGGAAGAAGGCAATATTTCCTACGaggtttcgatttgtttggGCGCTCTTGTTCAACCTCGTTACCATCCGTTTATAGCAATGTAAACAACTACCTTGACTGGATACTGTACAACATGAGATACGACATTTTGGAAAAGAATGATGAAGCTCCAAGCAATGAAGGCTCTGATATAGAGGATAGTTGGAATACGCTACATCAAGAGCCAGACCGGGAGAAGCTTTCGCTATTCAACCTAGATACCTGTGGAGTTGCGTCCCTAAACATTGATACGGTCGACGAACGTACATTCTACCCCTGGATGGGATTGTTGGCCACGCATAAAAACACCATGGAGGCCATAACATACATCGAAAGTGCAGTTGTTTTGATCAGTGACAGATACGCATTGACTCCTGCTCACATTATCAACAATTCAGTGTCATGGTGAGTATTCTGTAGAATAGTTTTTATTGTAGATTATTATGACAAATTTCTTCTGTAATTTTTCTAGGCGTTTTGTCATCCTGGGATACTGCAATTCTTTGCTTTTAGTTAATTGTGCCAATGCACCATGCGATCATCTGTTTCACAAAGTAGAAATCAAGAACATACTCATCCATCCGTTGTACGAAGGCGACCCTAAGAGCCACAATATCGCTCTCATAGAGTTTATGAAACCAGCAGATCTCAAACATCGCTATATCAATCCCATATGCCTGCCACTCACCAAGGAGTTACGGAAGAATAAACCATTGGATTTGACAGTAGTACCTTTCAAGAACTATGATAACGAGGTTCGAAATTTAACGCTAATACCTCCCCTAACCTGTCAAGAACGGTTTGCACAGGAAGGATTCGTAACTACCCTGAAAACAGCACCATTATGCACTGAGGACATGAACAAAGCTAGCAAAGAGCGTGTGTTTCTGAAATCCGGCGCAATGTTGCAAACTTCTTCACGGATTGACGGACAAAATCGATACTTCCTCAGAGGTATCAATATCTTGAACGATACTGTTAAGGCAGAATATGAATATATACCATATTCGTTTACGAACACCGATCTATACCTTGACTGGATTCTAGATAACATGAATGAGGAATATGACCAGGATAGCGTCGCCACGAATGAGCTAGCAGAGCATCAGCCTATTGATTCTGGACCAGTACATCTTCCTGCAGTAAGATTTCGTTCTAAGAAAAGATTGATCAACCTGAATACCTGTGGAGTGTATCCAGATAACAAAAACACGATGAACAGGCTTTACTCACCCTGGCTGGGCTATGTCACAGCTCATCCGGATCCTAAAGATCTACTGTGTATGGTAACATTGATAAGCGAATGGTACGCCGTGGGACCAGTTCACACTTTAATTGATCGTACAGAGTAAGtacatttcttcttctt
The DNA window shown above is from Anopheles funestus chromosome 3RL, idAnoFuneDA-416_04, whole genome shotgun sequence and carries:
- the LOC125769541 gene encoding transmembrane protease serine 9-like, with amino-acid sequence MRSRIWILALLGIVLRMIIETSAQEYRVICGRRKVKTSYLIQNGLDAKPGHWPWHAAIFYIKNDLFDYKCGGSIIDENTILTAAHCVFTSGVKRASEVSIHVGRNHIKEDAEYTQIHDAQDIIVHPKFRSGTIYNDIALIKLDTSITWSKFVQPVCLWNLDESWNTIVGKNGTIVGFGLTEANTVSENLKQTLVGVIDGLKCVEKDRDVFGNQLTSNMICAGGQEGAIACSGDSGGGMFFEIEGKWFVRGIVSFTPRLTVDGLCDASTYTAFTDVSKYMDWITKYVDPRVLSVSSDVIEVDYDEKLELFDLNTCGLVSSTVAADGDRWTLPWLGFVGIYKSSDNTIDKRCAVTLLNEWYAVGPAHCFQNDGLERRVLFGGNSELTEPICNNRKKPCQSPTQMLQIQRVIIHPKYSINNTADNIALIELLNPADTTQPNVQAICIPIIPKLRTNKTEDLSIASHMSFPRSFASKPVNFIDSNDCTAKYAQEEFSLFLETKRLCTQISDRGAQDCIQLKAGGPLQQLRRFNGRRQYFLRGFDLFGRSCSTSLPSVYSNVNNYLDWILYNMRYDILEKNDEAPSNEGSDIEDSWNTLHQEPDREKLSLFNLDTCGVASLNIDTVDERTFYPWMGLLATHKNTMEAITYIESAVVLISDRYALTPAHIINNSVSCLKLQLGSMIDSSDVVCEEGDESTLCDPELQKIPIQRMIVHPQYNAFDNSNNIMLLELSRPVRKPQINPVCLPVDDQIRSYDISDMRAHAFNLLTLNFIAQKLDKHTYFTSSECQTRWNKLALNWSLENVTQCIMAQYSPNTEYSRSGFGCGTGSRIGFVSESIPESDPELVPESDPELIPEPETIPKTKSESEAITH